A genomic segment from Dermacentor silvarum isolate Dsil-2018 chromosome 11, BIME_Dsil_1.4, whole genome shotgun sequence encodes:
- the LOC119433623 gene encoding uncharacterized protein LOC119433623 → MTERFHRQLKAAIMCHPNSTWLEALSAVALGLRATFKPDIQAMPANLTTGTVSATWGISLRFNSRHHQLGPYRLCRPASLHNGCLCPSPVPHHTKPTPLVFKDLATCSHAFLRDDTVRAPFQPPYSGPYQVLRRDDKTVTLQINLKDVRVSIDRLTPSYILSEETPNPCAPPVTRPQQRPTPRPVPYTTRFGLGVFNNPLQP, encoded by the coding sequence ATgactgagcgcttccaccgacAGCTCAAGGCAGCCATCATGTGCCACCCCAACTCAACCTGGCTCGAAGCTCTTTCAGCTGTCGCTCTTGGTCTGCGCGCCACTTTCAAACCAGACATTCAGGCCATGCCTGCAAACTTGACTACGGGAACCGTTTCGGCTACCTGGGGAATTTCTCTCCGATTCAACTCCCGACATCACCAGCTCGGACCCTACAGACTTTGTCGCCCGGCTTCGTTGCACAATGGGTGCCTGTGCCCATCGCCAGTGCCCCATCACACCAAGCCGACTCCGTTAGTGTTTAAGGACTTGGCAACATGCTCGCATGCCTTCCTCCGCGACGACACTGTACGCGCGCCTTTCCAACCACCTTATTCCGGACCATACCAAGTCCTTCGTCGTGACGACAAGACAGTCACCCTGCAAATCAACTTGAAGGACGTTCGCGTCTCCATCGACCGACTGACGCCGTCATACATCCTCTCCGAAGAGACTCCAAACCCCTGCGCGCCTCCCGTAACCCGTCCACAACAGCGTCCGACGCCTCGGCCCGTGCCCTACACCACCCGCTTTGGACTCGGGGTGTTCAACAATCCTCTTCAACCCTGA